The proteins below are encoded in one region of Geobacter sp.:
- a CDS encoding protein-tyrosine-phosphatase, whose amino-acid sequence MNMRNIKGTCAIIALIIVTTALIASADGVSSAHSITLPASVHSSERLYNLPGLSNVGRVAPGVLRGAQPGTGGYATLKRLGVKTVIDMRTSENEKAQVEAAGMKAIAIPIEMTRDGLKEKVDRVVALMADPANQPVYVHCRHGQDRTGIVVAAFRMKQQGWTLADAETEMEAFGFNDVWVNFKKFIRQYGAQVMKK is encoded by the coding sequence ATGAATATGCGGAATATTAAGGGTACATGTGCCATCATTGCCTTAATTATCGTGACAACAGCTTTGATTGCATCTGCAGATGGCGTCAGTTCAGCACATTCCATTACCCTTCCCGCCAGCGTCCATTCCTCTGAGCGGCTCTATAACCTTCCCGGACTCTCCAATGTGGGCCGAGTGGCGCCGGGAGTGCTGCGTGGTGCGCAACCGGGCACGGGGGGCTATGCCACTCTGAAGCGGCTGGGGGTCAAGACCGTGATCGACATGCGGACCTCGGAGAACGAGAAGGCCCAGGTGGAGGCAGCCGGTATGAAGGCGATCGCCATCCCGATCGAGATGACCAGGGATGGCCTGAAGGAGAAGGTGGACCGGGTGGTGGCGCTGATGGCCGACCCGGCCAACCAGCCGGTCTATGTCCACTGCCGTCACGGCCAGGACCGGACCGGCATTGTCGTGGCGGCCTTTCGCATGAAGCAGCAAGGATGGACCCTGGCCGACGCCGAGACCGAGATGGAGGCCTTTGGTTTCAATGACGTCTGGGTCAATTTCAAGAAATTCATCCGCCAGTACGGGGCGCAGGTTATGAAGAAATAA
- a CDS encoding Poxvirus G6, with translation MKRLLFAVVTATSLFLTLPAFAADVCKEHLAAVHGVGSTAVESSLRKEVEEFRILAERALTLRAETIKVGTAIKEKLDKGKPLSGDDLALINIGINEHLSLRKELLAAAEAHECWMDGSEKELARQGITPEARLTGVMLSLSSAMLLYDNYLLAISLFEGDSKLRRILNERDPGYAVTSAALAKVTLNYNSISNRARVRKAIKFYERESVRFRKTLDQSPESGYLSLLITQSPSYSMVKKWSPFYVVGRKLGFLTGITTDTLTGMEREGISLFSMVFGNAVGLVETRKGKLYKKSDVLADVSSSLRSGDILLEKTPFRLTDKLIPGYWGHAAVWIGTEAELKELGIWDNPLVARYREAIREGRLVVEALRSGVEMNTLQHFLNIDSIGVLRKPDQSREARANTIIQALRQVGKPYDFNFDVESKGRVYCSKLVYLTYSGVDWPTKKSLGRTTFTPDDVAIKAANDKTLQLVTFYHDGKRINDAPTMYMAQLMGVTSRK, from the coding sequence ATGAAGCGTTTGTTGTTCGCCGTTGTCACAGCGACTTCCCTTTTCCTGACGCTGCCGGCATTCGCTGCCGATGTCTGCAAGGAGCATCTCGCGGCAGTGCATGGTGTCGGCAGCACAGCAGTGGAGAGTTCACTCAGGAAAGAGGTGGAAGAGTTCCGTATCCTGGCGGAACGGGCGCTGACCCTGCGGGCCGAAACCATCAAGGTCGGCACGGCCATCAAGGAAAAGCTGGACAAGGGGAAGCCGCTTTCCGGTGACGACCTGGCCTTGATCAACATCGGCATCAACGAGCATCTGAGCTTGCGCAAAGAGCTCCTGGCAGCAGCTGAAGCCCACGAATGCTGGATGGATGGCTCGGAAAAGGAGCTGGCCAGGCAGGGGATAACGCCGGAGGCCCGCCTGACCGGGGTGATGCTGTCGCTCTCTTCCGCAATGCTGCTCTACGACAATTACCTGCTGGCCATCTCGCTCTTTGAGGGGGACAGCAAGCTGCGCCGCATCCTCAACGAGCGCGACCCCGGCTATGCCGTCACCAGTGCCGCCCTGGCCAAGGTGACTCTCAACTACAACTCCATCTCCAACCGGGCCAGGGTGCGCAAGGCGATCAAGTTCTACGAACGCGAATCGGTACGCTTCCGCAAGACGCTGGACCAGAGCCCGGAGAGCGGCTACCTCAGCCTCCTGATCACCCAGAGCCCCTCGTATTCCATGGTCAAGAAATGGTCCCCGTTCTACGTGGTCGGCCGCAAGCTGGGCTTTCTGACCGGCATCACCACCGATACCCTGACCGGCATGGAACGGGAAGGGATAAGCCTGTTCAGCATGGTGTTCGGCAATGCCGTGGGGCTGGTGGAAACCCGCAAGGGGAAACTCTATAAGAAGAGCGACGTTCTGGCCGATGTGAGCAGCAGCCTGCGGTCCGGCGATATCCTGCTGGAAAAGACCCCGTTTCGCCTGACCGACAAGCTTATCCCCGGCTACTGGGGGCATGCGGCGGTCTGGATCGGGACAGAGGCAGAGCTGAAGGAGCTGGGCATCTGGGACAACCCGCTCGTGGCACGCTATCGCGAAGCGATCCGCGAGGGGCGGCTGGTGGTGGAGGCGTTGCGCTCCGGGGTCGAGATGAATACCCTGCAGCACTTCCTCAACATAGACAGCATCGGGGTGCTGCGTAAACCGGATCAGAGCCGCGAAGCGCGCGCCAACACGATAATCCAGGCATTGCGGCAGGTGGGCAAGCCATACGATTTCAATTTCGATGTCGAATCAAAGGGGCGGGTCTACTGCTCCAAGCTGGTCTATCTGACCTACAGCGGCGTCGATTGGCCAACCAAGAAGTCGCTGGGGCGCACCACCTTCACCCCGGACGACGTGGCGATCAAGGCCGCCAACGACAAGACCCTGCAGCTGGTCACCTTCTACCATGACGGCAAACGTATTAATGATGCGCCGACTATGTATATGGCTCAGTTGATGGGAGTGACCAGCAGGAAATAG
- a CDS encoding glycosyltransferase, producing the protein MTVSEKAQKIAILSVSAGAGHVRAAQALQAATERWYPGVEAVHLDLMELVPRLFKTLYAETFIKVIEHHPAFWGYLYDKTDHERVDSAMSRLRSAIERLNTQKFKKVLAEIDPDHVICTHFLPVQLLARKIRKGSFHRPVWVQVTDFDVHALWIHEHLNGYFAAHDEVAWRMVERGIPAETVHVTGIPIMPVFGEERHRAVCAAEFGLDPAKTTLLMMSGGAGVGGIELLAERLLRLDGDFQLVALAGKNEKLLADLQKLAERHPGRLFPMGFTRVIERIMAASDLAITKPGGLTTSECLAVGLPMVVVSPIPGQEERNADFLLENGAAVKACDAGALAWRVEMLLHDRERLMMMRQNALRLGRPEAGRDVLATVLAEGHRPEATVHVSDAN; encoded by the coding sequence ATGACGGTTTCTGAAAAGGCGCAGAAAATCGCCATCCTCAGTGTTTCGGCCGGGGCCGGGCATGTGCGGGCGGCTCAGGCGCTGCAGGCTGCCACAGAGAGGTGGTACCCCGGCGTGGAGGCCGTCCATCTGGATCTGATGGAGCTGGTGCCGAGACTATTCAAGACCCTCTACGCAGAAACCTTCATCAAGGTTATTGAGCACCATCCCGCTTTTTGGGGGTATCTCTACGATAAGACCGACCATGAGCGGGTCGATTCGGCCATGAGTCGCCTGCGGTCAGCCATTGAGCGGCTCAATACCCAGAAGTTCAAGAAAGTGCTGGCCGAAATCGACCCGGATCATGTGATATGCACCCATTTTCTGCCGGTTCAGCTCCTGGCGCGCAAGATCAGGAAGGGGAGCTTTCATAGGCCGGTATGGGTACAGGTGACCGACTTTGACGTGCATGCGCTCTGGATCCATGAGCATCTGAATGGCTACTTCGCGGCCCACGATGAGGTGGCGTGGCGCATGGTCGAGCGCGGCATTCCCGCGGAAACGGTGCACGTGACCGGTATTCCGATCATGCCGGTCTTCGGCGAAGAGCGGCATCGCGCCGTCTGCGCAGCTGAGTTTGGCCTCGATCCGGCAAAAACGACTCTGCTGATGATGTCGGGCGGAGCCGGAGTCGGTGGGATAGAGCTGCTGGCGGAACGACTACTGCGGCTGGATGGAGATTTCCAGCTGGTGGCTCTGGCCGGGAAGAACGAAAAGCTGCTGGCAGATCTGCAAAAACTGGCGGAGCGTCATCCGGGACGACTTTTTCCCATGGGTTTTACCCGGGTCATTGAGCGGATCATGGCGGCGAGCGACCTGGCCATCACCAAGCCGGGCGGGCTGACTACCTCCGAATGCCTTGCCGTGGGGCTTCCCATGGTTGTGGTGTCGCCGATACCGGGCCAGGAAGAGAGGAACGCGGATTTCCTGCTCGAAAACGGCGCGGCGGTGAAGGCATGCGATGCCGGGGCGCTGGCGTGGCGGGTGGAGATGCTGCTGCATGATCGTGAGCGGTTGATGATGATGCGTCAGAATGCGCTCCGACTGGGCCGACCTGAAGCCGGGCGTGACGTGCTTGCGACGGTACTGGCCGAGGGGCATCGGCCTGAAGCCACTGTGCACGTGTCAGATGCGAATTGA